The genomic interval CCGGAACTTCACGATGAACTTCCGGCCGGTCACGCCGCGCGCCAGCCTCAGGGCGCTCATGGTCGCCTCGGTGCCGCTGCTCACGAACCGCACGCGGTCCACGCCGGTCAGGCGCGTCACGAGTTCGGCCAGCAGCACCTCCCGCTCACCGGGCGCACCGAAACTCGTGCCGAACTGCAACGCGTCGGCAATCGCCTCCCGCACGGCCGGGTGATTGTGCCCCAGGATCATCGGACCCCATGACCCGATGTAATCCACGTACTGCGTGCCGTCCGCGTCGGTCAGGGTCGCGCCGTTCGCGCGGGCAATGAAGCGCGGCGTGCCGCCCACGCTGCGGAAAGCCCGCACGGGACTGTTCACCCCGCCGGGCGTGACGGCCCGCGCCCGCGCGAACAGCGCCTCGGACTGGGCGGTGGGCGCAGGCGTGGGGCCGGACAGAAGCTCGGTCGTCATGCCTTCCACCTTAGCGGAGCGCCATGAGGCGAATACGGGACCCAGCCCACAGACCCTATCCGGCAGGCCCACGGCCCGGGCTGTTCCTGAACGGCGGCTCAAGACCCGCCGGCCTCGTGCGCGGGTCAGGCCCGGGTGCCCGTCTGACCTGCGCCGCCTGCCGCCGGGGGCGGCGCTGCTACGCTGACAGGATGAGTGCCGCCGAGGTTCATGAAATCAGTGTCCGTGACATGGGCGTCCGGGCGCGCGCCGCCGCGCGCATCCTGCGGTCCCTGTCGACCGCCCGCAAGGTTGCGGCGCTGCGCGCCATTGCCGACGGCCTGCGTGAAAACGCCGCCGTGATTCTCGCAGCCAACGCGCAGGACGTGCAGGCCGCCACGCAGGCGGGCCTGCCTGAACCCATGGTGGCCCGCCTGCGCCTGGACGCGCCGGCCATCGACGGCATCGCCCGCGACGTGGACGCCGTGGCCGGTCTGCCCGACCCGGTGGGGGAGACGACCCCCGCCCAGGTGCAGCCCAGCGGCATTCGCGTCAGTACCAGACGCGTGCCGCTGGGCGTGCTCGGCGTGATCTACGAGAGCCGCCCGAACGTGACGGTGGACGTCGCGGCCCTCGCCCTGATGAGCGGCAACGCGGCCATCCTGCGCGGCGGCAAGGAAACGGTGCGCAGCAACGCCGTGCTGGAGGACGTCATTCGCGCGGCCCTGCGCGCCGAGAACCTCCCCGCAGACGCCGTGCAGATCATTCGGGACCCCGCGCGGGAACGCATGCTGGAACTGCTGAAACTCGACGATCTTGTGGACGCCATCATTCCCCGCGGCGGCGCCGGCCTGCACCGTTACTGCGTGGAGAACGCCACCGTTCCCGTCATCGTCGGCGGCATCGGCGTGGTTCACCTGTACCTCGACCGGTCCTTCACCCGCACTCCGGAAGACGTGACGCGCGCCGTGCAGATCATCCGGAACGCCAAGGTGCAGAAACCCAGCGCCTGCAACGCCCTGGACACCCTCCTGATCGACCGGGGCGCCCTGCCGGTCCTGCCGGAGATCGCCCGCGACCTCGCCGCGCACGGCGTCACCCTGCGCGCCGACCCGGAGGCGCTGACAGTCCTGCAGGGGGCCGGCACCCCCGCCGGACCGGCCGCGGACGCCGATTACGGCACCGAGTTCCTGGCCCTCACGGCCAGCATCAAAACTGTGGGTGGCCTGGACGAAGCCCTCGACTTCATCGCTGTGCGCGGCAACCACACCGACGTGATCCTGACCCGGGATCCTGAACAGGCCCGGCGGTTCGTGCAGGACGTCGACTCGGCCGCCGTCATTGTGAACGCCAGTCCCCGCTTCAATGACGGCGGGCAGCTCGGCCTGGGCGCCGAGGTTGCCATCAGCACCCAGAAACTTCACGCCCGCGGCCCCATGGGCCTGCGCGAACTCACCACCACCAAATGGGTGGTGGAAGGCGACGGCGAAATCAGGGCCTGAACGGCAGCGGGGGCGCGGAGGAGTGCACCCTCCGCGCCCTCGCCCTGTTGTGCGTTACACCCCGAAGGGCACATCCACGCCAAGTTCCGCGAGGACCGTGCGGATGGCCTGCGCGTCAATCCCCGTGCGGGCGTGCACGCTTTCCACGGTCGCATGCTCCTGAAATTCATCCGGGATGCCCAGCACCCGGACAGGGGTACGCAGCCCCTCGGCGTTCAGGAACTCCAGGACCGCGCTGCCGAAGCCGCCGATCACCGTATTGTCCTCCACCGTGATCAGGGTGCGGGCGGTGCGGGCCACGTCGCGCAGCATCTCCTCGTCGAGTGGTTTGACGAAGCGGGCGTTCACGACACCCACCCCCTCCAGGTCAGCCACGGCTTTCTGGGCGTACTCCAGCGCCTTGCCGCCCGCGAGAATTACCACGTCCTCGCCGGCCTTCACGCGTTCCCAGGTGCCCCACTTCAGGTCAGGCCAGGTGCCTTCGGGAACGGGCGCCGTGTTGCCCCGCGGGTAGCGGATGGCGTAGGGACCGTCGTGCGTCTGGGCGTACTTCAGCATGCCCCGCAGCTCAGCGGCGTCCTTCGGCAGGCCGATCCGCACGCCGGGAATGGAGCGCAGGAACGACAGGTCAAACACGCCGTTGTGCGTGGCGCCGTCGGCCCCCACGATGCCCGCACGGTCAATGGCGCACGTGACGTTCAGGTGCTCGATGGCCACGTCGTGCAGCACCTGGTCATAGGCGCGCTGCAGGAACGAGGAGTAGATCGCCACGACCGGACGCAGGCCCTGCAGCGCCATCCCGGCGGCGGCGGTCACGGCGACCTCCTCGGCAATCCCGACGTCCAGGTAACGGTGAGGGTGGGCCTTGCTGTACCCGACCAGGCCGCTGCCCTCGCGCATGGCGGGCGTGATCACGAAGGTGCGGGGGTCCTGCGCCGCGAGTTCCGTCACGGCGTCCCCGAAAGCGGCACTCCAGGAGTGCGTCTGGCTGGCGCTGAACTCGCCGGTGGCCGGGTTGAACTTGCCGGGTCCGTGCCAGTAGATGGGGTCGGCCTCGGCGTAGCTCAGGCCCTTCCCCTTGGTGGTGGCCACGTGCAGGATGGTCGGGCCGTCGAGGTCCACCAGCCGCTCGATAAGCCACACGAGTTCCTGCACGTTGTGGCCGTCCACGGGGCCCACGTACCGGACGCCCATGGCCGCGAAGGGATTCACGCTCGCAGGGTCGAAGAAGTGCCGGGTGGAACTCTTGGCGCGGCTCATGAAGTCCGCCAGAGGTTTGCTGACGGCCTGCACGGCCTTCTTCCCGGCGCCCTCGCCCTCCTGGTACCACTTCTGCACCTGCAGGCCGCGCATGAATTTGCTGATGGCCCCCACGTTCTCGCTGATGCTCATCTCGTTGTCGTTCAGGATGATCAGCATCTTGCGGCCCATGTCGCCGATGGTGTTCAGCGCAGCGAGCGCCATGCCGCCCGTCAGGCTGCCGTCCCCGATGACGGCCGCGACCTTGTAGTCCTGCCCGAGCGCGTCGCGGGCCATGGCCATGCCCAGGGCGTTGGCGAGGCTGGTGCTGGCGTGCCCGACCGTGATTGCGTCGTGCGGGGACTCGCTGACCTTCGTGAAGCCCGACAGCCCCCCCTCTTTCTTCACGGTGTGCATCAGTGAGCGGCGGCCGGTGAGGATCTTATGCGCGTACGCCTGGTGGCCCACATCGAACAGGATCCGGTCACGCGGGGAGTTCAGCACGTAGTGCAGCGCCACGATCAGGTCCGTGGCGCCCAGCGAGGACGCCAGGTGCAGGCCGCCCACGGAGCACACCCGGGTGATCTCGTCGCGCAGTTCATGCGCCAGGACCGGCAGCTGGTCGCGCGACAGCCGCTTGAGGTCCTCGGGGCTGTTCACGCGGTCCAGCAGGGGCGTGCCGGAGAGGGTGGGGTGATCGGTCATGGTTGGCCTCCTGGGCGCGGGGCAAAGTTGCGCCCGGTGAGCAGCAGCCCCTCGGGTGTGCGGACCTCACCGATGAACGGCGTGAACCACAGCTGCTGCGTGGCGGGAAACAACCCGCCCACGGTGTCCGTGATCTGACGGGCCACCACCCACACGTCGAAGCGGCCGCCCGGGGTGGTCACCTGCCGGCGCTCCTGCACCACGTAACTGTAGGTGAGGGTGCCGCGCGCCTGCACGGTCCCGTCGTCCGCAGTGAGCGTCACCTCACTCTGGCCCTGCCAGGTGAGCCCGACCCGCCACGCCGCTTCGGCCGGATACTCCAGCCACGCAGGGTGCAGCCGCACCGTGACGCCCGGTTTGCGGATGCCCAGCAGGCGCACGCCGGTGGCGTCCACTGCGCGGTACCACGTCTGGTCTGCGCCGCGGCCGGTCATGCGGTAGGCGTGCACGGTGTCCTGCCCGAACAGCGTGACCCCCTGGCTTTGCAGCGTGTAGGGCGGGGTGGCGCTGCTGTCTCCCTCCGGCAGGTACG from Deinococcus taeanensis carries:
- the dxs gene encoding 1-deoxy-D-xylulose-5-phosphate synthase; the protein is MTDHPTLSGTPLLDRVNSPEDLKRLSRDQLPVLAHELRDEITRVCSVGGLHLASSLGATDLIVALHYVLNSPRDRILFDVGHQAYAHKILTGRRSLMHTVKKEGGLSGFTKVSESPHDAITVGHASTSLANALGMAMARDALGQDYKVAAVIGDGSLTGGMALAALNTIGDMGRKMLIILNDNEMSISENVGAISKFMRGLQVQKWYQEGEGAGKKAVQAVSKPLADFMSRAKSSTRHFFDPASVNPFAAMGVRYVGPVDGHNVQELVWLIERLVDLDGPTILHVATTKGKGLSYAEADPIYWHGPGKFNPATGEFSASQTHSWSAAFGDAVTELAAQDPRTFVITPAMREGSGLVGYSKAHPHRYLDVGIAEEVAVTAAAGMALQGLRPVVAIYSSFLQRAYDQVLHDVAIEHLNVTCAIDRAGIVGADGATHNGVFDLSFLRSIPGVRIGLPKDAAELRGMLKYAQTHDGPYAIRYPRGNTAPVPEGTWPDLKWGTWERVKAGEDVVILAGGKALEYAQKAVADLEGVGVVNARFVKPLDEEMLRDVARTARTLITVEDNTVIGGFGSAVLEFLNAEGLRTPVRVLGIPDEFQEHATVESVHARTGIDAQAIRTVLAELGVDVPFGV
- a CDS encoding glutamate-5-semialdehyde dehydrogenase is translated as MSAAEVHEISVRDMGVRARAAARILRSLSTARKVAALRAIADGLRENAAVILAANAQDVQAATQAGLPEPMVARLRLDAPAIDGIARDVDAVAGLPDPVGETTPAQVQPSGIRVSTRRVPLGVLGVIYESRPNVTVDVAALALMSGNAAILRGGKETVRSNAVLEDVIRAALRAENLPADAVQIIRDPARERMLELLKLDDLVDAIIPRGGAGLHRYCVENATVPVIVGGIGVVHLYLDRSFTRTPEDVTRAVQIIRNAKVQKPSACNALDTLLIDRGALPVLPEIARDLAAHGVTLRADPEALTVLQGAGTPAGPAADADYGTEFLALTASIKTVGGLDEALDFIAVRGNHTDVILTRDPEQARRFVQDVDSAAVIVNASPRFNDGGQLGLGAEVAISTQKLHARGPMGLRELTTTKWVVEGDGEIRA